In the genome of Spea bombifrons isolate aSpeBom1 chromosome 11, aSpeBom1.2.pri, whole genome shotgun sequence, one region contains:
- the LOC128468182 gene encoding pulmonary surfactant-associated protein A-like — MLGKKTLLLLVALHVTCLAALPNPCAVVPGLPGTPSQIGVPGTDGVKGDLGLPGLQSPPEVNQGPLGSDVLPGPIDAPGIKGPIGKMADIGLPGTPALLDKLLLFRLSQIDRRVSRLEGVLMMEGKIKAVGKKIFATNGKEVDFEVSKNTCKAAGGKLATPTNDAENKAILSIVKEHNRYAYLGIREGAIPGVLQNLDGLPVTYTRWRKNEPNGKGKENCVEMYTDGTWNDKACNQNRLTICEF; from the exons ATGCTTGGGAAGAAGACTTTGCTCCTGCTGGTAGCGCTGCACGTGACGTGCCTTGCTGCGCTACCCAATCCATGTGCTGTAGTCCCAGGTCTCCCTGGGACGCCTAGTCAGATCGGAGTCCCCGGAACAGACGGCGTCAAAGGAGATCTTGGACTGCCAG GCCTACAAAGTCCACCAGAAGTCAACCAAGGACCATTAGGAAGTGATGTACTTCCAGGACCTATTGATGCACCAGGAATAAAGGGCCCAATTGGGAAAATGGCAGACATTGGACTTCCAG GTACACCAGCCTTGTTGGACAAGCTACTGCTCTTTCGCCTGTCACAGATAGATCGTCGCGTATCCAGACTGGAAGGAG TCCTTATGATGGAAGGCAAAATTAAAGCAGTCGGAAAGAAGATATTCGCGACCAACGGCAAGGAGGTGGATTTTGAAGTCTCTAAAAACACGTGTAAGGCTGCCGGTGGAAAACTCGCCACTCCTACGAACGACGCGGAAAACAAGGCCATCTTGAGTATCGTGAAAGAACACAACAGATACGCGTATTTGGGAATCAGGGAGGGAGCAATTCCCGGGGTTCTCCAAAACCTAGACGGGCTTCCGGTTACCTACACTCGTTGGAGAAAGAACGAACCCAACGGTAAAGGAAAAGAAAACTGCGTTGAAATGTATACCGATGGGACCTGGAACGACAAGGCATGCAACCAAAATCGTCTCACCATTTGTGAGTTCTAA
- the LOC128468171 gene encoding pulmonary surfactant-associated protein A-like — MPHYYKGLIVTLLAALRFSHCDPSEKPTCSVVQGLPGLNGRDGRDGVNGQKGDQGPIGPPGLRGIIGPPGKIGPPGQQGIQGDKGSTGLPDASMALKVANLENKIADLEKSIAVLKQDTSAFLDQQHLRLSQLNLGISRLEGVFIMEGKLKSAGKKIFVTNGKVLDFEDSKKTCEAADGQLATPMNDEENDAILDIVKQHNTYAYLGIREGKKTGVFHYLDGRPVTYTHWSPSQPGGNGAEKCVEMYTDGTWNDKPCNYYRLVICEFQTRRNNIILF; from the exons ATGCCTCATtattataaagggttaatagtgacATTATTAGCGGCTCTGCGCTTTTCACATTGTGATCCTTCCGAAAAACCCACCTGCTCAGTTGTTCAAGGGCTTCCGGGTCTTAATGGAAGAGATGGACGAGACGGGGTCAACGGTCAAAAAGGCGACCAAG GACCAATTGGACCTCCTGGCTTAAGAGGCATCATTGGCCCCCCAGGTAAAATAGGACCTCCGGGTCAGCAAGGAATCCAAGGAGACAAAGGGTCTACTGGTTTACCAG atGCATCTATGGCTCTAAAGGTCGCAAACTTGGAAAACAAAATTGCTGATCTAGAGAAGAGTATCGCAGTTCTCAAACAAG ATACATCAGCATTTTTGGATCAGCAACACCTTCGCCTGTCACAGCTAAATCTCGGCATATCCAGACTGGAAGGAG tttttATCATGGAAGGAAAATTGAAATCAGCAGGAAAAAAGATATTCGTGACCAACGGAAAGGTGCTGGATTTTGAAGACTCTAAAAAAACATGTGAAGCTGCCGATGGACAACTTGCCACTCCTATGAACGACGAGGAGAACGACGCCATCTTGGATATCGTGAAACAACACAACACTTACGCGTATTTGGGAAtcagggagggaaaaaaaactgggGTTTTCCATTACCTAGACGGGCGTCCGGTTACCTACACTCATTGGAGCCCATCTCAACCTGGTGGGAACGGAGCAGAAAAATGCGTTGAAATGTATACCGATGGGACCTGGAATGACAAGCCGTGCAACTATTACCGTCTCGTCATTTGTGAGTTCCAAACTCgtagaaataatataatattattttaa
- the LOC128468181 gene encoding pulmonary surfactant-associated protein A-like — protein MLVKKSLLLLVALYVTCHAELPGPCAGVPGIPGTPGLMGAPGRDGRDGVKGDPGLPGPQGPPGGNQGPPGRDGLPGPIGAPGIQGPMGQKGDIGPPGTPALLDKQLLLRLSQIDRRISRLEGVLMMEGKIKAAGKKILATNGKEVDFEASKNTCQAVGGKLATPMNDEENNAILGIVKEHNRYAYLGIREGEIPGVFHYLDGLPVNYTHWRKSEPSGKGKENCVEMYTDGTWNDKTCNQYRLTICEF, from the exons ATGCTTGTGAAGAAGTCTTTGCTCCTGCTGGTAGCTCTGTACGTGACGTGCCATGCCGAGCTACCCGGTCCGTGTGCTGGAGTTCCAGGTATCCCTGGGACGCCTGGTCTGATGGGAGCCCCCGGAAGAGACGGACGAGACGGCGTCAAAGGAGATCCTGGACTGCCGG GCCCACAGGGTCCACCAGGGGGCAACCAAGGACCACCAGGCAGGGATGGACTTCCAGGACCTATTGGTGCACCAGGAATACAGGGCCCCATGGGGCAAAAGGGAGACATTGGACCTCCAG GTACACCAGCATTGTTGGACAAGCAACTGCTCCTTCGCCTGTCACAGATAGATCGCCGTATATCCAGACTGGAAGGAG TTCTTATGATGGAAGGAAAAATTAAAGCAGCCGGAAAAAAGATACTCGCGACCAACGGAAAGGAGGTGGATTTCGAGGCCTCTAAAAACACGTGTCAAGCAGTCGGCGGAAAACTTGCCACTCCTATGAACGACGAGGAGAACAACGCCATCTTGGGTATCGTGAAAGAGCACAACAGATACGCGTATTTGGGAATCAGGGAGGGAGAAATACCCGGGGTTTTCCATTACCTAGACGGGCTTCCGGTTAACTACACCCATTGGAGAAAGAGCGAACCCAGTGGTAAAGGGAAAGAAAACTGCGTTGAAATGTATACCGATGGGACCTGGAATGACAAGACATGCAACCAATATCGTCTCACCATTTGTGAGTTCTAA
- the LOC128468170 gene encoding pulmonary surfactant-associated protein D-like, with translation MPHYFKGLIVTFLAALRFSHCDPSETPTCSVVQGLPGLNGRDGRDGVNGQKGDQGLMGQTGPSGLRGINGPPGKVGPPGQTGIQGDKGSTGTQGTKGEKGSSGEKGPPGIKGEMGSPGARGDKGDPDASMAIKVANLENKIADLEKSIAVLRRVCYAHSGVTTLGNKIYVATTQEGNYGNAKALCNSYQGVLPTPLSAAENAAIFKMSKAKTMFLGINDIKNEDAWVDEDGKSTGYRGWEPKEPNGGRNENCVEMTGSGRWNDCVCDRKNTIGCEFRL, from the exons ATGCCTCattattttaaagggttaattgtgACATTTTTGGCGGCTCTGCGCTTTTCACATTGTGATCCTTCCGAGACACCCACCTGCTCAGTTGTTCAAGGGCTTCCGGGTCTTAATGGAAGAGATGGACGAGACGGGGTCAACGGTCAAAAAGGCGACCAAG GACTAATGGGACAAACTGGACCTTCTGGCTTAAGAGGCATCAACGGCCCCCCAGGTAAAGTAGGACCTCCGGGTCAAACAGGAATCCAAGGAGACAAAGGATCAACTGGTACTCAAG GAACGAAGGGAGAAAAGGGGTCATCTGGAGAAAAAGGACCTCCCGGTATCAAGGGTGAAATGGGTTCTCCTGGTGCCAGGGGGGATAAAGGAGATCCAG atgctTCTATGGCTATAAAAGTCGCGAACTTGGAAAACAAAATTGCCGACCTGGAGAAGAGTATCGCAGTCCTCCGACGAG TTTGCTACGCCCATTCTGGAGTGACCACACTCGGGAATAAGATATATGTAGCCACTACCCAGGAGGGTAACTACGGCAACGCAAAAGCTCTGTGCAACTCTTATCAAGGGGTACTGCCGACTCCACTCAGCGCCGCCGAAAACGCCGCCATCTTCAAGATGTCCAAGGCGAAAACCATGTTCCTCGGTATAAACGACATTAAAAATGAAGACGCTTGGGTGGACGAGGATGGAAAAAGCACCGGCTATCGAGGTTGGGAGCCAAAGGAACCCAACGGGGGACGAAATGAAAACTGCGTTGAGATGACAGGGAGCGGGCGATGGAATGACTGCGTATGCGATCGTAAGAATACCATTGGCTGTGAATTCCGCTTATGA